A single region of the Pseudomonas mandelii genome encodes:
- a CDS encoding ISL3-like element IS1411 family transposase: MNNLTFSSPDLSSFCQLNNLGLTATGQHLCAERAVIECRLTKAPEPCPKCGAAGVSRGTVDRHLAHTPYGQRPTRLLLRIRRWRCACGCFWHEDTNSAAPPRSKLSYGAIRWALAAIVLDHLSVSRVASQLDVAWHTANNAIINEGRRLLFNDSTRFDGVTVLGVDEHVWRHTRCGDKYVTIVVDLTPVRNKNGPARLLDVLEGRSKQAFKQWLQSRPKSWRDQIESIAMDGFTGFKSAAQEALPQAQTVLDPFHVVRWASNMLDECRRRVQHDILGRRGRKNDPLYKSRRTLLTRISYLSDANKKQLFQLFADEHHLEVDCTWSMYQRVVSAYNEPDRKRGKKLMEEVINIITASDLPKALIEVKGLGETLKKYAESILAYFDRPGTSNGPTEAINGRLEHLRGTALGFRNLTNYIARCLLKSGGFRNQLHP, translated from the coding sequence GTGAACAATCTTACCTTTTCTAGCCCTGATCTTTCCAGCTTTTGCCAACTGAATAACCTCGGCCTGACTGCCACTGGACAACATCTTTGTGCAGAGCGCGCCGTCATCGAATGTCGTTTAACCAAAGCACCCGAGCCATGCCCCAAGTGCGGGGCTGCTGGTGTTTCACGCGGTACTGTCGATAGGCATCTTGCTCACACACCTTACGGACAACGACCAACCAGATTGCTGCTGCGTATCCGTCGCTGGCGTTGTGCTTGCGGCTGTTTCTGGCATGAAGATACAAACAGTGCAGCACCTCCACGTTCAAAGCTTTCATATGGGGCGATACGCTGGGCATTAGCTGCCATCGTGCTGGATCATCTGTCGGTATCTCGTGTTGCGAGCCAGCTTGATGTTGCATGGCACACCGCTAATAATGCCATTATCAACGAAGGACGGCGCCTGCTTTTTAATGACTCGACACGTTTTGACGGTGTGACCGTGCTGGGCGTGGATGAGCATGTTTGGCGACATACACGCTGTGGTGACAAGTACGTCACCATCGTGGTTGACCTTACGCCCGTGCGTAACAAAAACGGGCCGGCCCGCTTGCTCGATGTGCTGGAAGGCCGCTCCAAACAAGCCTTTAAGCAATGGCTACAGAGTCGCCCCAAATCGTGGCGTGACCAGATCGAAAGCATTGCCATGGACGGTTTTACGGGGTTTAAATCTGCAGCGCAAGAAGCCCTGCCTCAAGCCCAAACCGTGCTGGATCCTTTCCATGTCGTGCGCTGGGCAAGCAACATGCTGGATGAATGCCGCCGGCGTGTGCAACACGACATCCTGGGCCGCAGAGGGCGTAAAAATGACCCGCTCTACAAAAGCCGTCGAACGCTACTGACTCGGATCAGCTACCTGTCTGACGCCAACAAAAAGCAACTGTTCCAGCTGTTTGCAGATGAGCACCACCTCGAAGTGGATTGCACCTGGAGCATGTACCAACGGGTGGTCAGCGCCTACAACGAGCCGGATCGAAAACGTGGTAAAAAACTCATGGAAGAGGTCATAAATATCATTACAGCCAGCGACTTGCCCAAAGCGCTCATCGAGGTGAAAGGCTTGGGGGAAACGCTGAAAAAATACGCTGAGAGCATCCTTGCCTACTTCGACCGGCCAGGAACCAGCAACGGTCCAACAGAAGCTATCAACGGGCGACTTGAGCACTTACGAGGTACCGCCTTGGGCTTTAGAAATTTAACCAATTACATAGCCAGGTGCTTGCTGAAGTCAGGAGGGTTTAGAAATCAGCTACACCCTTAA
- a CDS encoding LysR family transcriptional regulator, with protein sequence MKAPRVTLDQWRTLQAVVDHGGFAQAAEALHRSQSSVSYTVARMQDQLGVPLLRIDGRKAVLTEAGGVLLRRSRQLVKQASQLEDLAHHMEQGWEAEVRLVVDAAYPSARLVRALTAFMPQSRGCRVRLREEVLSGVEEVLLEGVADLAISGFSIPGYLGAELSDVEFVAVAHPEHALHRLNRELNFQDLESQLQVVIRDSGRQQPRDVGWLGAEQRWTVGSLATAATFVSSGLGFAWLPRHMIERELKEGTLKLLPLDQGGSRNPSFYLYSNKDKPLGPATQILIELLRTFDTAPLDAPFAAPEQA encoded by the coding sequence ATGAAAGCGCCCCGCGTGACCCTTGATCAATGGCGAACATTGCAAGCCGTGGTCGACCACGGCGGTTTCGCCCAGGCCGCCGAAGCGCTGCACCGCTCGCAATCGTCGGTGAGCTACACCGTGGCGCGTATGCAGGACCAGCTCGGCGTGCCGCTGCTGCGCATCGACGGCCGCAAAGCGGTGCTGACCGAAGCCGGCGGCGTGTTGTTGCGCCGCTCGCGGCAACTGGTGAAACAGGCCAGTCAGCTGGAAGACCTGGCCCACCACATGGAGCAAGGCTGGGAAGCGGAAGTGCGGCTGGTGGTCGATGCGGCTTACCCGAGCGCCCGCCTCGTCCGCGCGTTGACCGCGTTCATGCCGCAGAGCCGTGGTTGCCGGGTGCGTCTACGCGAAGAAGTGTTGTCGGGCGTTGAAGAAGTACTGCTCGAAGGCGTGGCCGACCTGGCCATCAGTGGTTTCAGCATTCCGGGCTACCTGGGCGCGGAGTTGAGCGACGTCGAGTTTGTCGCGGTCGCCCACCCCGAACACGCCTTGCATCGCCTCAACCGCGAACTTAATTTCCAGGACCTTGAAAGCCAGCTGCAAGTGGTCATCCGCGACTCCGGTCGCCAGCAGCCACGAGACGTCGGCTGGCTCGGCGCCGAACAGCGCTGGACCGTCGGCAGCCTGGCCACCGCGGCGACGTTTGTCAGCAGTGGCCTGGGTTTCGCCTGGCTGCCCCGGCACATGATCGAACGCGAACTCAAGGAAGGCACGCTCAAGCTGCTACCGTTGGACCAGGGCGGCAGCCGCAACCCGAGTTTTTATCTGTATTCGAACAAGGACAAACCCTTGGGCCCGGCGACACAAATCCTGATCGAACTGCTGCGCACCTTCGACACCGCGCCGCTGGATGCGCCGTTCGCCGCCCCTGAACAAGCCTGA
- a CDS encoding mechanosensitive ion channel family protein produces MDIKQLWLNAQDLWGALDQHPLLHSSLALILLLVVALVLGRVARYLIIHATKMLGRQPALHWVNDFRHNKVFHRLAQMTPSLVIQFGLHLVPGLSKTSLIFLGNVALAFTILFLMLSVSALLSALLDIYARTEHARTRSIKGYVQLTKMVLYVFGAIIIVATLIDRSPLLLLSGLGAMSAVILLVYKDTLLSFVASVQLTSNDMLRVGDWIEMPQVGADGDVVDITLHTVKVQNFDKTIVSIPTWRLMSESFKNWRGMQQSGGRRIKRSLFIDASGVRFIRDDEELKLSQVHLLTDYIGRKQAELKAWNEAQGNVAAMSANRRRMTNIGTFRAYALAYLKSHPEVQPSMTCMVRQMQTTAQGIPLEIYCFTRTTAWADYERIQGDIFDYLLAVLPEFGLSLYQQPSGGDLRSGLLPAMLGASHIPEPEKHIM; encoded by the coding sequence ATGGATATCAAACAGCTCTGGCTCAACGCCCAAGACCTCTGGGGTGCCCTCGATCAGCACCCGCTCCTGCATTCCAGCCTGGCACTGATCCTGCTGCTGGTGGTGGCGCTGGTCCTCGGACGAGTGGCGCGCTACCTCATTATTCATGCGACCAAAATGCTCGGCCGGCAACCGGCCTTGCACTGGGTCAACGACTTTCGGCATAACAAGGTCTTTCATCGCCTGGCACAGATGACGCCGTCGCTGGTGATCCAGTTCGGCCTGCACCTGGTGCCGGGGCTGAGCAAGACCAGCCTGATATTCCTCGGTAACGTCGCGCTGGCGTTCACCATTCTGTTCCTGATGCTGTCGGTCAGCGCCCTGCTCAGTGCCCTGCTGGACATCTACGCGCGCACCGAACATGCCCGTACCCGGTCGATCAAAGGCTACGTGCAACTGACGAAAATGGTCCTGTACGTGTTTGGCGCGATCATCATCGTCGCCACGCTGATCGACCGTTCGCCCCTGTTGCTGCTGTCCGGCCTGGGTGCCATGTCGGCAGTGATTCTGTTGGTCTACAAGGACACGCTGCTGTCGTTCGTCGCCAGCGTGCAACTGACCAGCAACGACATGCTGCGGGTCGGCGACTGGATCGAGATGCCGCAAGTCGGTGCCGACGGTGACGTGGTGGATATCACGCTGCACACGGTGAAAGTGCAGAACTTCGACAAGACCATCGTTTCGATACCGACCTGGCGCCTGATGTCCGAGTCGTTCAAGAACTGGCGCGGCATGCAGCAGTCCGGCGGACGACGGATCAAGCGCAGCCTGTTCATCGATGCCAGCGGCGTGCGATTCATCCGTGATGACGAAGAGTTGAAGCTGAGCCAGGTGCATCTGCTGACCGACTACATCGGCCGCAAACAGGCGGAGCTCAAGGCCTGGAACGAGGCGCAGGGCAACGTCGCGGCAATGTCGGCCAACCGTCGGCGGATGACCAACATCGGGACATTCCGCGCCTATGCGCTGGCCTATCTGAAGAGTCATCCGGAGGTTCAGCCGAGCATGACCTGCATGGTCCGCCAGATGCAAACCACCGCGCAGGGTATTCCGCTGGAAATCTACTGTTTCACCCGCACTACAGCGTGGGCGGATTACGAGCGGATTCAGGGGGATATTTTCGATTACCTGCTGGCGGTGCTGCCGGAGTTCGGATTGAGCCTGTATCAGCAGCCGAGTGGCGGGGACTTGCGGAGCGGGTTGCTCCCGGCCATGTTAGGCGCGAGCCACATTCCCGAGCCCGAAAAACACATCATGTAG
- a CDS encoding DUF6279 family lipoprotein, whose product MSRWLKYLALIITLSLALGACSRVGLAYRNLDVIIPWTLSDYLDMNGEQKGWFNERLKEHLSWHCTTQLPGYLDWLDRLQAMVETNQVTDDALQTRTQEAKDAIAQTAREITPSAIELLQGLDDKQVAEMNDAFAKDQRKRQDDYVKPTLDQQIKERSERMQKRLNDWLGPLSPTQRQRVVTWSNALGDQNTQWIANRAHWQKQFSAAVAQRQSPEFPQRIETLLVNRESLWTPAYRQAYANTEAQARGLFVDLMAESTPPQRQRLLKKIGGVRKDFNDLKCLKAAQQG is encoded by the coding sequence ATGTCGCGCTGGTTAAAGTATCTCGCCCTCATCATCACGCTCAGCCTGGCCCTTGGCGCGTGTAGCCGCGTGGGCCTGGCCTATCGCAACCTCGACGTGATCATTCCGTGGACGCTCAGCGATTACCTGGACATGAACGGCGAACAAAAAGGCTGGTTCAACGAGCGCCTCAAGGAACACCTGAGCTGGCACTGCACCACGCAACTGCCGGGCTACCTTGACTGGCTGGACCGCTTGCAGGCGATGGTCGAGACCAACCAGGTCACCGACGACGCGCTGCAAACCCGCACTCAGGAAGCCAAGGACGCCATCGCACAGACCGCCCGGGAAATCACCCCTTCGGCCATCGAATTGTTACAGGGGCTGGATGACAAGCAAGTCGCTGAAATGAACGACGCCTTCGCCAAGGATCAGCGCAAGCGCCAAGACGATTACGTCAAACCGACGCTCGATCAGCAGATCAAGGAACGTAGCGAGCGCATGCAAAAACGCCTGAATGACTGGCTGGGCCCGCTCAGCCCGACTCAGAGACAACGGGTGGTGACATGGTCGAACGCCTTGGGTGACCAGAACACGCAATGGATCGCCAACCGAGCGCATTGGCAGAAGCAATTCAGTGCGGCCGTTGCGCAGCGTCAGAGTCCGGAATTCCCACAGAGAATCGAGACGCTTCTGGTGAATCGTGAGAGTTTATGGACGCCAGCGTACCGTCAGGCCTATGCCAACACTGAAGCGCAAGCACGAGGATTGTTTGTGGATTTGATGGCCGAGAGTACGCCGCCTCAACGTCAGCGGCTGTTGAAAAAGATTGGAGGGGTGCGCAAGGACTTCAACGATTTGAAATGCCTGAAAGCCGCGCAACAAGGCTAA
- a CDS encoding ABC transporter ATP-binding protein, giving the protein MLYRRFEKLIDIFRDAPTAAPPDRVLPFYTYYLKQVWPSFAALLIVGLFASLIEVALFNYLSRIIDLAQGTPNPDFFQDHALELTWMVVVTLVLRPIFFGLHDLLVHQTLNPGMTSLILWQNHRYVLKQSLNFFQNDFAGRIAQRIMQTGNALRDSAVQAVDALWHVLIYAISALVLFAEADWRLMIPLTTWIAGFIGALYYFVPRVKDRSVQSSDARSKLMGRIVDGYTNITTLKLFAHTNHEQQYAKEAIKEQTEKAQLAGRVVTSMDVAITSMNGLLIVTTTGLALWLWTQSLISVGAIALATGLVIRIVNMSGWIMWVVTGIFENIGMVQDGLRTIAQPVSITDRDQAKPLAVPRGEVRFEHVDFHYGKKSGIIGDLNLTIKPGEKIGLIGPSGAGKSTLVNLLLRLYDVQGGRILIDGQNIAEVGQESLRERIGMITQDTSLLHRSIRDNLLYGRPDATDAELWEAVHKARADEFIPLLSDAEGRTGFDAHVGERGVKLSGGQRQRIAIARVLLKDAPILIMDEATSALDSEVEAAIQESLETLMQGKTVIAIAHRLSTIARMDRLVVLEKGKIAETGTHAELLAHGGLYARLWQHQTGGFVGID; this is encoded by the coding sequence ATGCTTTATCGCCGTTTCGAGAAACTGATCGACATATTCCGCGACGCTCCGACGGCGGCTCCGCCAGATCGGGTTCTCCCCTTCTATACCTATTACTTGAAGCAGGTCTGGCCGAGTTTCGCCGCCCTGCTGATTGTCGGCCTGTTCGCCTCCTTGATCGAAGTCGCGCTGTTCAACTACCTGAGCCGCATCATCGACCTGGCCCAAGGCACGCCGAACCCCGATTTCTTCCAGGACCACGCACTTGAACTGACCTGGATGGTGGTAGTGACCCTGGTTCTGCGACCGATTTTCTTCGGCCTGCACGACCTGCTGGTGCACCAGACGCTGAACCCTGGCATGACCAGCCTGATTCTCTGGCAGAACCACCGCTATGTCCTCAAACAGAGTCTGAACTTCTTCCAGAACGACTTCGCCGGGCGCATCGCCCAGCGCATCATGCAGACCGGCAACGCCCTGCGCGATTCCGCCGTGCAAGCGGTGGATGCCCTGTGGCATGTGCTGATCTACGCCATCAGCGCGCTGGTGCTGTTTGCCGAAGCCGACTGGCGCCTGATGATCCCGCTGACGACCTGGATCGCCGGGTTCATCGGCGCGCTTTATTACTTCGTGCCGCGGGTCAAGGACCGCTCAGTGCAATCCTCCGATGCGCGCTCCAAACTCATGGGACGGATCGTCGACGGCTACACCAACATCACCACCTTGAAGTTGTTCGCCCATACCAACCATGAACAGCAATACGCCAAGGAAGCCATCAAGGAGCAAACCGAAAAAGCCCAACTGGCCGGGCGCGTGGTCACCAGCATGGACGTGGCCATCACCAGCATGAACGGCCTGCTGATCGTCACCACCACCGGCCTGGCCCTGTGGCTGTGGACGCAGTCGCTGATCTCGGTGGGCGCGATTGCCCTGGCGACTGGCCTGGTGATTCGTATCGTCAACATGTCCGGCTGGATCATGTGGGTGGTCACCGGCATCTTCGAAAACATCGGCATGGTCCAGGACGGTTTGCGGACCATCGCCCAACCGGTCAGCATCACTGACCGCGATCAGGCCAAACCGCTGGCCGTGCCCCGAGGCGAAGTGCGTTTCGAGCACGTGGATTTTCACTACGGCAAGAAGAGCGGAATCATTGGCGACCTCAACCTGACGATCAAGCCCGGTGAGAAAATCGGCTTGATCGGGCCATCCGGCGCCGGCAAATCGACCCTGGTCAACCTGCTGCTACGCCTCTATGACGTGCAGGGCGGGCGAATCCTCATCGATGGGCAGAACATCGCCGAAGTCGGCCAGGAAAGCCTGCGCGAGCGCATCGGCATGATCACCCAGGACACCTCGTTGCTGCACCGTTCGATTCGCGACAACCTGCTTTACGGCAGACCCGATGCCACCGACGCCGAGCTGTGGGAAGCGGTGCACAAGGCGCGCGCCGATGAATTCATACCGTTGCTGTCGGACGCCGAAGGCCGTACCGGTTTCGATGCGCACGTGGGTGAGCGCGGGGTGAAACTCTCCGGCGGCCAGCGTCAGCGGATTGCGATTGCTCGTGTGCTGCTCAAGGACGCACCCATCCTGATCATGGACGAGGCGACCTCGGCGCTGGACTCGGAAGTCGAAGCGGCGATCCAGGAAAGCCTGGAAACCCTGATGCAGGGCAAAACCGTGATCGCCATCGCCCACCGACTCTCGACCATCGCCCGGATGGACCGGCTGGTGGTGCTGGAAAAAGGCAAGATCGCCGAAACCGGCACCCACGCCGAACTGCTGGCGCATGGTGGATTGTATGCGCGGCTGTGGCAGCACCAGACGGGTGGGTTTGTCGGTATCGACTGA
- a CDS encoding peptidylprolyl isomerase A yields the protein MLKKIALVAGSVLFAANLMAATPAAKAPHVLLETTNGQIEIELDPVKAPISTKNFLDYVNSGFYNNTIFHRVIPGFMVQGGGFTQQMQQKETKAPIKNESKNGLHNVRGTLSMARTSNPDSATSQFFINVKDNDFLDQGDGYAVFGKVVKGMDVVDIIVNSPTTTKGGMKDVPADSVFIKSAKVIN from the coding sequence ATGCTGAAAAAAATCGCCCTCGTCGCCGGCTCCGTTCTGTTTGCCGCCAACCTGATGGCCGCAACGCCCGCCGCCAAGGCGCCGCACGTATTGCTGGAAACCACCAACGGCCAGATCGAAATCGAACTGGACCCGGTCAAGGCACCGATCAGTACCAAAAACTTCCTTGATTACGTCAACAGCGGCTTTTACAACAACACGATTTTCCACCGCGTGATTCCTGGCTTCATGGTCCAGGGCGGTGGTTTCACTCAACAGATGCAGCAAAAAGAAACCAAGGCGCCGATCAAGAACGAGTCCAAGAACGGCCTGCATAACGTGCGTGGCACGCTGTCAATGGCCCGCACCTCGAACCCGGATTCGGCCACCAGCCAGTTCTTTATCAACGTCAAGGACAACGATTTCCTCGACCAGGGCGATGGCTATGCCGTGTTCGGAAAAGTCGTCAAAGGCATGGATGTGGTGGACATCATCGTCAATTCCCCGACCACCACCAAAGGCGGCATGAAAGATGTGCCGGCCGACTCTGTTTTCATCAAGTCGGCCAAAGTGATCAACTAA
- a CDS encoding DEAD/DEAH box helicase → MFSQFALHERLLKAVAELKFVEPTPVQAAAIPLALQGRDLRVTAQTGSGKTAAFVLPILNRLIGPAKVRVSIKTLILLPTRELAQQTIKEVERFAQFTFIKSGLITGGEDFKVQAAMLRKVPDILIGTPGRMIEQLNAGNLDLKEVEVLVLDEADRMLDMGFAEDVQRLVEECTNRQQTMLFSATTGGSGLREMVAKVLNNPEHLQLNNVSDLNATTRQQIITADHNQHKEQIVNWLLANETYQKAIVFTNTRAMADRIYGRLVAQEYKAFVLHGDKDQKDRKLAIDRLKQGGVKILVATDVAARGLDVEGLDLVINFDMPRSGDEYVHRIGRTGRAGNDGLAISLICHGDWNLMSSVERYLKQSFERRTIKEVKGTYGGPKKVKASGKAVGVKKKKVDAKGDKKKTGAKAPTKRKIANRPKTDALSLVSKDGMAPLKRRKPEAPAAE, encoded by the coding sequence GTGTTTTCCCAATTCGCCCTGCACGAACGCCTGCTCAAAGCCGTGGCCGAGCTTAAATTTGTCGAGCCAACGCCTGTGCAAGCAGCGGCTATTCCGCTGGCGCTCCAAGGGCGTGACCTGCGGGTGACAGCGCAAACCGGTAGCGGCAAGACCGCTGCATTCGTTTTGCCGATCCTCAACCGTCTGATCGGCCCGGCCAAAGTCCGCGTCAGCATCAAGACCCTGATTCTGTTGCCGACCCGCGAGCTGGCCCAGCAGACCATCAAGGAAGTCGAGCGCTTTGCGCAGTTCACGTTCATCAAGTCCGGTTTGATCACCGGTGGTGAAGACTTCAAGGTCCAGGCCGCGATGCTGCGCAAAGTGCCGGACATCCTGATCGGTACGCCGGGCCGGATGATCGAGCAACTGAACGCCGGCAACCTCGACTTGAAAGAAGTTGAAGTGCTGGTCCTCGACGAAGCCGACCGCATGCTCGACATGGGTTTTGCCGAAGACGTGCAGCGTCTGGTGGAAGAATGCACCAACCGTCAGCAGACCATGCTGTTCTCGGCCACCACCGGTGGTTCGGGCTTGCGCGAGATGGTCGCCAAAGTCCTGAACAACCCGGAACACTTGCAGCTGAACAACGTCAGCGATCTGAACGCGACCACCCGTCAGCAGATCATCACCGCTGACCACAACCAGCACAAAGAACAGATCGTCAACTGGCTGTTGGCCAACGAGACCTATCAGAAGGCTATCGTGTTCACCAACACCCGGGCCATGGCCGACCGTATCTACGGCCGCCTGGTGGCGCAGGAATACAAAGCGTTCGTGCTGCACGGTGACAAAGACCAGAAAGACCGCAAGCTGGCCATCGACCGCCTGAAGCAGGGCGGCGTGAAAATCCTCGTGGCCACCGACGTCGCCGCTCGCGGTCTCGACGTGGAAGGCCTGGACCTGGTGATCAACTTCGACATGCCGCGCAGCGGCGACGAATACGTTCACCGTATCGGTCGTACCGGCCGCGCCGGCAACGATGGCCTGGCCATCTCGCTGATCTGCCACGGCGACTGGAACCTGATGTCGAGCGTCGAGCGCTACCTCAAGCAGAGCTTCGAGCGCCGCACCATCAAGGAAGTCAAAGGCACCTACGGCGGACCGAAAAAGGTCAAGGCCTCGGGCAAAGCCGTTGGCGTGAAGAAGAAAAAGGTCGACGCCAAGGGCGACAAGAAGAAAACCGGCGCCAAGGCCCCGACCAAGCGCAAAATCGCCAACCGTCCGAAGACCGACGCTTTGTCGCTGGTCAGCAAGGACGGCATGGCGCCGCTCAAGCGCCGCAAGCCGGAAGCACCGGCTGCTGAATAA
- a CDS encoding DUF899 domain-containing protein produces MNVQNHPVVSREEWLAARKQHLAHEKAFTKERDKLSAERRALPWVKIDKDYHFQGPNGELKLADLFGGRSQLVIYHFMFAAGWDEGCPGCSFLSDHIDGANQHLAHHDVAVVAVSHAPFAEFQAFKRRMGWKFDWVSSEGCDFNYDFGVSARAEDVAAGRATYNYEKSDGAEEELPGLSVFYRNEAGEIFHTYSTYARGLDMLVGAYNYLDLTPKGRNEEEIMEWVQHHDRYDDKASGSCCHGG; encoded by the coding sequence ATGAACGTTCAGAATCATCCCGTCGTGTCCCGCGAAGAATGGCTCGCCGCCCGCAAACAACACTTGGCCCACGAAAAAGCCTTCACAAAGGAACGGGACAAGCTCAGCGCCGAACGCCGCGCCCTGCCCTGGGTGAAAATCGACAAGGACTACCACTTCCAGGGCCCTAACGGCGAACTGAAACTCGCGGACCTGTTCGGCGGCCGTAGCCAACTGGTCATCTACCACTTCATGTTCGCGGCAGGATGGGACGAAGGCTGCCCCGGCTGCTCGTTCCTGTCCGACCACATCGACGGCGCCAACCAGCATCTGGCTCATCACGACGTTGCAGTGGTGGCCGTTTCCCACGCACCGTTCGCCGAATTCCAGGCTTTCAAACGGCGCATGGGCTGGAAGTTTGATTGGGTGTCGTCAGAAGGCTGCGATTTCAACTACGACTTTGGCGTCTCTGCCCGGGCCGAAGATGTCGCTGCCGGCAGAGCCACCTACAACTACGAAAAATCCGACGGTGCCGAGGAAGAACTCCCCGGCCTCAGCGTGTTTTATCGCAATGAAGCGGGCGAAATTTTTCATACCTACTCCACTTATGCTCGTGGCCTAGACATGTTGGTAGGGGCCTATAACTACCTCGACCTGACGCCGAAGGGCCGTAATGAAGAGGAAATCATGGAGTGGGTGCAGCACCACGATCGGTATGACGACAAGGCTTCAGGAAGCTGCTGCCATGGGGGATAG
- a CDS encoding papain-like cysteine protease family protein, with translation MLTTEATSFTGETLPRCLTGHLLNPQLSDVESAAPLSALAAASLNFTMQKQTQTNWCWAAVSASVGNYYGTGSWTQCGVATTALDRNCCNQPGPCNVYGYLDTALRITRSFNGMNQGSLQMSAIQNQINMGRPIGLRCAWFGGGAHFLTIYGTNGNYVLVADSIYGYSTRALNSFPGSYNGGGNWTNTYFTVKN, from the coding sequence ATGTTAACCACTGAAGCCACGTCATTCACCGGCGAAACCCTGCCAAGGTGCCTGACCGGTCATCTGCTCAACCCGCAACTGTCCGATGTCGAATCGGCTGCCCCCCTCAGCGCACTGGCTGCTGCCAGCCTCAACTTCACAATGCAGAAGCAAACCCAGACCAACTGGTGCTGGGCGGCGGTTTCCGCCTCGGTCGGCAACTATTACGGCACCGGGTCCTGGACCCAATGCGGCGTGGCCACCACTGCGCTGGACCGCAACTGCTGTAATCAACCGGGGCCGTGTAACGTGTATGGCTATCTGGATACAGCCCTGAGAATCACCCGCAGTTTCAACGGCATGAATCAGGGTTCGCTGCAGATGTCGGCCATCCAGAATCAGATCAACATGGGCCGACCGATCGGTTTGCGCTGTGCCTGGTTCGGTGGCGGTGCGCACTTCCTGACGATCTATGGCACCAACGGCAACTACGTGCTGGTCGCAGACTCGATCTACGGCTACTCGACCCGAGCGTTGAACTCCTTCCCCGGTTCTTACAACGGCGGCGGCAACTGGACCAACACTTACTTCACCGTTAAAAACTAG
- a CDS encoding FMN-dependent NADH-azoreductase, which produces MSRVLIIESSARQQDSVSRQLTQTFISQWKAAHPNDQITVRDLAVNPVPHLDINLLGGWMKPAEQRSDIEQVSLERSNELTDELLAADVLVMAAPMYNFAIPSTLKAWLDHVLRAGVTFKYTETGPQGLLSGKRAYVLTARGGIYAGSTADHQEPYLRQVMGFIGIHDVTFIHAEGMNLGGDFQEKGLNQANAKLSQVA; this is translated from the coding sequence ATGTCACGCGTTCTGATCATCGAAAGCAGCGCCCGTCAGCAAGACTCGGTTTCCCGTCAGTTGACCCAGACGTTTATCAGCCAGTGGAAAGCCGCTCACCCGAACGACCAGATCACCGTGCGTGACCTCGCCGTCAACCCGGTGCCGCACCTGGACATCAATCTGCTGGGCGGCTGGATGAAACCCGCCGAACAGCGCAGCGACATTGAACAGGTCTCCCTGGAACGCTCCAACGAGTTGACCGACGAACTGTTGGCCGCTGACGTACTGGTCATGGCCGCGCCGATGTACAACTTCGCGATCCCCAGCACCCTCAAAGCCTGGCTCGACCATGTGCTGCGTGCCGGCGTGACTTTCAAGTACACCGAGACCGGCCCGCAAGGTTTGCTCAGCGGCAAGCGCGCCTACGTGCTGACCGCTCGCGGCGGGATCTACGCCGGTAGCACCGCCGATCACCAGGAACCGTACCTGCGTCAGGTGATGGGTTTCATCGGGATTCACGACGTGACCTTCATTCACGCCGAAGGCATGAACCTGGGCGGTGACTTCCAGGAGAAAGGCTTGAACCAGGCCAACGCCAAGCTTTCCCAGGTGGCCTGA
- a CDS encoding transcriptional regulator — translation MTTYNWDLIERLLHEVQRGEASFTPRPYAEQHAAEKASEGEQTENLDHLKAVAGEYEKLLLERGYIESRPEEQGGTGSNYILTPRGSSLLSLIDSSIPGNDHPRQVLDEQEDALDALTFDEVASKAQIA, via the coding sequence ATGACCACTTACAACTGGGATTTGATTGAACGCTTGCTGCACGAAGTGCAACGCGGTGAGGCCAGTTTCACGCCGCGCCCGTATGCCGAGCAGCATGCGGCGGAGAAAGCGTCGGAAGGCGAACAGACTGAAAATCTGGATCACCTGAAAGCGGTGGCCGGCGAGTATGAAAAATTACTGCTGGAGCGCGGCTATATCGAGTCTCGACCCGAAGAACAGGGCGGCACCGGCTCCAATTACATTTTGACGCCGCGTGGCTCGAGTTTGTTGAGCCTGATCGACAGTAGCATTCCGGGTAATGACCATCCGCGGCAGGTATTGGATGAGCAGGAAGATGCTCTGGATGCGCTGACGTTTGATGAGGTGGCGTCGAAGGCGCAGATTGCCTGA